One region of Sulfuriroseicoccus oceanibius genomic DNA includes:
- a CDS encoding glucose-6-phosphate dehydrogenase assembly protein OpcA, with amino-acid sequence MTTSTQATSSLGLSVPVTDVEQALRSLWEEDQANTKASLINFAIFSENPNALERNSEWIRQITSENACRAILVDADFNEEEDQSVEAWVTAHCHLQGAKQSVCSEQVAFRLRGRMLGRMRNIILAHLLSDLPLIFWWQGRLSNSPAWRTKLYQQVDRLIVDSKSWGKGSALADELDILADAAEERGDALIITDLNWTRVLPFRNAIIALFDDTRFLARVDQIQALEISGNLEAPGAMLGLAAWVATSLKWTLTEPRADGATFTAADGSKRTLKLNQATNGELNIEHFRMEFEDGAIEVTYSDDSHTHLQVDAAIADIRDHDLTPIGKSSCADLVMIQLARATRDDIYRSILPMFRQLARGKAITWGTTSEGVSDK; translated from the coding sequence ATGACCACGTCCACTCAAGCCACCTCCTCCCTTGGACTCTCCGTTCCCGTCACCGACGTCGAGCAAGCGCTCCGCTCGTTGTGGGAAGAAGATCAGGCCAACACCAAGGCATCACTGATCAATTTCGCAATCTTCTCGGAAAACCCGAACGCGCTTGAGCGCAACTCGGAGTGGATCCGCCAGATCACCTCGGAGAACGCCTGCCGCGCCATTCTCGTCGATGCCGACTTCAACGAAGAAGAAGACCAATCCGTAGAAGCCTGGGTCACCGCTCACTGCCACCTTCAAGGCGCAAAGCAATCCGTCTGCTCGGAACAAGTCGCCTTCCGCCTCCGTGGCCGCATGCTCGGCCGCATGCGCAACATCATCCTCGCCCACCTGCTCAGCGACCTCCCACTCATTTTCTGGTGGCAGGGCCGCCTCTCCAACTCGCCGGCCTGGCGCACCAAACTCTACCAGCAGGTCGACCGCCTGATCGTCGACTCAAAAAGCTGGGGCAAAGGCAGCGCATTGGCCGACGAACTCGACATCCTCGCCGATGCCGCTGAAGAACGCGGAGACGCACTCATCATCACCGACCTCAACTGGACCCGCGTGCTACCGTTCCGCAACGCAATCATCGCGCTCTTCGACGACACACGCTTCCTCGCCCGAGTCGATCAAATCCAGGCTCTGGAGATCTCCGGCAACCTGGAGGCTCCGGGCGCCATGCTCGGCCTCGCCGCCTGGGTCGCCACGTCGCTGAAATGGACACTCACCGAGCCTCGTGCCGACGGCGCCACATTCACCGCAGCCGACGGCTCGAAGCGTACGCTCAAACTCAACCAGGCCACCAACGGAGAGCTCAACATCGAGCACTTCCGCATGGAGTTCGAAGACGGCGCCATCGAAGTCACCTACTCGGACGACTCGCACACCCATCTGCAAGTCGATGCAGCCATCGCCGACATCCGCGACCACGACCTCACGCCGATCGGTAAATCCAGCTGCGCGGACTTGGTCATGATCCAGCTCGCCCGCGCCACCCGCGACGACATCTACCGCTCGATCCTCCCTATGTTCCGCCAACTCGCGCGCGGCAAAGCCATCACCTGGGGCACCACCTCGGAAGGCGTGTCGGACAAATAG
- a CDS encoding SLC13 family permease, producing the protein MPSNQPVGSPDTRAKANRILGQMDRTVLQSIIKFTIGIALGAAVYLIPSFEGLDQAAHATLAILVSAAFLWISEAIPAFAVAVLVIAAEIAILGAPDGVWQPEGIDPAKKWTTFVSSWSSSLMWLFLGGFVLAHAATKTKLDQWMAGHILGVCGKSPAMLLAGAMAVTFVFSMFMSNTATAAMMITVAAPMMNRVPKGHPFIKAFLLSIPIAANLGGIGTIIGTPPNAIAVKALSEDVRPDFLGWMKLGLPPALALATIAFFMLLFMSKKGSNGEKLNLSGGVATDDTPMTGKEKAQRWFVIAIFTTTVGMWMTQKLHGYSPSVVSFLPIAAFAVTGVLTSKDMRELPWDVLLLLAGGMSLGVAVEKTGLAQWIGEQVPGSWPLLGLIIAMALLGVIMSNLMSNTATASILLPITMGLVAGQAAENQILVGVPLAIACSCAMCLPISTPPNAVTFATGKIKASDFMVPGLIMSVLGPAIAILWIQLVG; encoded by the coding sequence ATGCCTAGCAACCAACCTGTCGGCTCACCGGATACAAGGGCGAAAGCCAATCGTATCCTCGGTCAAATGGACCGGACGGTCCTACAATCGATCATCAAATTCACCATCGGCATCGCACTGGGTGCCGCTGTTTACCTCATCCCAAGCTTCGAAGGCCTCGATCAGGCAGCCCACGCTACCCTGGCGATCCTCGTCAGCGCAGCCTTCCTCTGGATCTCCGAAGCCATTCCAGCCTTCGCGGTCGCGGTCCTGGTGATCGCAGCGGAAATCGCCATCCTCGGTGCTCCGGACGGTGTCTGGCAGCCTGAAGGAATCGACCCAGCCAAGAAGTGGACCACCTTTGTCTCCTCGTGGTCGTCCAGCTTGATGTGGTTGTTCCTCGGCGGCTTCGTGCTCGCCCACGCAGCGACCAAGACCAAGCTTGACCAATGGATGGCAGGACACATCCTCGGAGTCTGCGGCAAGAGCCCGGCAATGCTGCTCGCCGGTGCCATGGCGGTCACCTTCGTGTTCTCCATGTTCATGTCGAACACAGCCACCGCAGCCATGATGATCACCGTGGCCGCCCCAATGATGAACCGCGTGCCAAAAGGCCACCCATTCATCAAGGCATTCCTCCTTTCCATCCCGATCGCAGCCAACCTCGGAGGCATCGGCACCATCATCGGCACCCCGCCAAACGCGATCGCCGTCAAAGCCCTGTCTGAAGATGTCCGTCCGGACTTCCTCGGCTGGATGAAGCTCGGTCTGCCGCCGGCACTTGCCCTCGCCACCATCGCCTTCTTCATGCTCCTGTTCATGTCGAAGAAAGGCAGCAACGGTGAGAAGCTCAACCTCTCCGGAGGAGTCGCCACCGACGACACCCCAATGACCGGCAAGGAAAAGGCCCAGCGTTGGTTTGTGATCGCCATCTTCACCACCACCGTCGGCATGTGGATGACCCAGAAATTGCACGGCTACTCGCCGTCCGTGGTCTCCTTCCTGCCAATTGCCGCCTTCGCGGTGACCGGTGTCCTCACCTCGAAAGACATGCGCGAACTCCCATGGGACGTGCTGTTGTTGCTCGCTGGTGGCATGTCGCTCGGTGTGGCGGTTGAAAAAACCGGCCTCGCCCAGTGGATCGGCGAACAAGTCCCAGGCTCGTGGCCGCTGCTCGGACTCATCATCGCCATGGCGCTGCTCGGCGTGATCATGAGTAACCTCATGAGCAACACCGCAACCGCATCGATCTTGCTCCCAATCACCATGGGTCTCGTTGCAGGACAAGCCGCTGAGAACCAGATCCTCGTCGGTGTGCCACTCGCCATCGCTTGCTCATGCGCCATGTGCTTGCCGATCTCGACCCCGCCAAACGCGGTCACCTTCGCTACCGGCAAGATCAAAGCCTCCGACTTCATGGTGCCTGGTCTGATCATGTCCGTCCTCGGACCTGCAATCGCCATTCTCTGGATCCAGTTGGTCGGATAA
- the recD2 gene encoding SF1B family DNA helicase RecD2 — translation MSNGNEFLQGVAAVRGEVVRVSFHNEENGFSVLRVVLDGGGGQVTVTGRCPMPRAGERMEADGDWRDDPQFGRQFSARRIELQEPESLEGMASFLGSGLVDGVGPKLAQRIVDKFGKDVMTVLNRESKRLEEVEGVGEKRRREIKAGWDAARELRQVMIYLFSQGISSARAMKIFQRYGAETRKVLQTNPYKLVDDIAGIGFKTADEMAAKIGVERDSLLRVGAGLKHVVSDGATHGHAAVPVPMLVEKTCELIGVGEQEVEVALARVCGAGELEQHEVDGQMMVYQPELRRAEEHIAEVIRELVRDGDGVRINEEKAMAWVRHHKEFDLSDGQMEAVRLAVSSPVCVITGGPGVGKTTVLRSLLGVMDVEGLECKLAAPTGRAAQRLAESSGMEAQTLHRMLGYRPSGGFNFHQGRKLEGDVFVVDEVSMVDLPLMRAFLDAVPDGASVILVGDADQLPSVGPGAVLGDLIESGAVPVARLTEVFRQGEGSRIITVSHEVNHGRMPDLQPEKGSDCFFLERSSPLATRETLLHLVAERLPAGLEVDPIADVQVLTPMHKGALGTVELNRELQARLNPPSEFKPEIERYGMTFRRGDKVIQIRNSYDRGVFNGDLGRVAEIELESHSVTVRFDAGEIATYTPNELDELRLAYAITIHKSQGSEFPVVVMPLSNQHFVLLERNLIYTGLTRGRRQVVMLGERKALEMGISRHQAHQRFGGLRALLAAEI, via the coding sequence ATGTCTAACGGAAACGAGTTTCTTCAAGGGGTGGCGGCGGTGCGCGGCGAAGTGGTGCGGGTGTCGTTCCACAACGAGGAGAATGGGTTTTCTGTGTTGCGGGTGGTGTTGGATGGTGGCGGCGGGCAAGTGACGGTGACTGGTCGTTGTCCGATGCCGCGTGCCGGCGAGAGGATGGAGGCCGACGGGGATTGGCGCGACGACCCGCAATTCGGGCGGCAGTTTTCGGCGCGGCGGATTGAGCTGCAGGAGCCGGAATCGCTTGAGGGGATGGCATCGTTCCTTGGCAGTGGCTTGGTCGATGGCGTGGGCCCCAAGCTGGCCCAGCGGATCGTGGACAAATTTGGCAAGGACGTGATGACTGTGCTCAACCGCGAGTCCAAGCGGTTGGAGGAAGTCGAGGGAGTGGGGGAGAAGCGTCGGCGTGAGATCAAGGCGGGGTGGGACGCGGCGCGCGAGTTGCGGCAGGTGATGATTTACCTTTTCTCGCAGGGGATATCCTCGGCGCGCGCGATGAAGATTTTCCAGCGCTACGGGGCGGAGACGCGCAAGGTTTTGCAGACCAACCCCTACAAGCTGGTGGATGACATTGCGGGGATTGGGTTCAAGACTGCGGATGAAATGGCGGCCAAGATCGGGGTGGAACGGGATTCGTTGTTGCGGGTTGGTGCGGGGTTGAAGCACGTGGTCAGTGATGGCGCGACCCACGGCCACGCGGCGGTGCCGGTGCCGATGTTGGTGGAGAAGACGTGCGAGTTGATCGGCGTGGGTGAGCAGGAGGTGGAGGTCGCGTTGGCTCGGGTTTGCGGCGCGGGCGAACTGGAGCAGCACGAGGTGGACGGGCAGATGATGGTTTACCAACCGGAGCTGCGGCGGGCGGAGGAGCACATCGCCGAGGTGATCCGAGAGTTGGTGCGTGATGGGGATGGCGTGCGGATCAACGAGGAAAAGGCGATGGCGTGGGTGCGCCACCACAAGGAATTTGATCTGAGCGACGGCCAGATGGAGGCGGTGCGGTTGGCGGTTTCGAGTCCGGTGTGTGTGATCACGGGCGGTCCCGGTGTGGGCAAGACGACCGTACTGCGTTCGTTGCTCGGCGTGATGGATGTGGAAGGGCTGGAGTGCAAGCTGGCGGCGCCGACCGGACGTGCGGCGCAGCGCTTGGCCGAAAGCTCGGGGATGGAGGCGCAGACGCTGCATCGCATGCTCGGCTATCGTCCGAGCGGTGGGTTCAACTTCCACCAGGGGCGCAAGCTCGAGGGGGATGTGTTTGTGGTCGACGAGGTGTCGATGGTGGATTTGCCGCTGATGCGCGCGTTTCTCGACGCCGTGCCGGACGGGGCTTCGGTGATTTTGGTGGGGGATGCGGATCAATTGCCTTCGGTCGGCCCGGGGGCGGTGCTGGGGGATCTGATTGAAAGTGGAGCGGTGCCGGTGGCTCGGCTGACCGAGGTCTTTCGTCAGGGTGAGGGGAGCCGGATTATCACAGTTTCTCACGAGGTGAACCATGGGCGGATGCCGGATCTGCAGCCGGAGAAGGGCTCTGACTGCTTTTTCCTGGAGAGAAGTTCGCCGCTCGCCACGCGGGAAACTCTGCTGCACCTGGTGGCCGAGCGTCTGCCGGCGGGGCTTGAGGTGGATCCGATCGCCGATGTGCAAGTGCTGACCCCGATGCACAAAGGGGCGTTGGGGACGGTCGAGCTCAACCGCGAACTGCAGGCGCGGCTGAACCCCCCAAGTGAGTTCAAGCCGGAGATCGAGCGTTACGGCATGACATTCCGCCGTGGCGACAAGGTGATCCAGATCCGCAACAGCTACGACAGAGGGGTGTTCAACGGCGATCTCGGGCGGGTGGCGGAGATCGAGCTGGAGTCGCACTCGGTGACCGTGCGCTTTGATGCCGGCGAAATAGCGACCTACACGCCGAACGAGCTCGACGAGCTGAGGCTGGCGTACGCGATCACCATCCACAAGTCGCAGGGCTCTGAGTTTCCGGTGGTGGTGATGCCGCTTTCCAACCAGCACTTTGTCCTGCTCGAGCGGAACCTGATCTACACCGGGCTGACGCGTGGAAGGCGTCAGGTCGTGATGCTAGGCGAGCGCAAGGCTTTGGAGATGGGGATCAGCCGCCACCAGGCGCATCAGCGCTTCGGCGGGCTGCGGGCGCTGTTGGCTGCGGAGATTTAG
- the fusA gene encoding elongation factor G, which produces MRDLSKYRNIGIFAHVDAGKTTTTERILKLTGKVHKTGEVHDGEATTDFMDQEKERGITIQSAATSCFWKDHRFNIIDTPGHVDFTVEVYRSLKVLDGGVGVFCGSGGVEPQSETNWRYANESEVARVIYVNKLDRTGADFYRVVDQVKEILGATPLVMVLPIGIESDFVGVCDLLERKAYIWDDSGLPENYEVTDIPADMVDKVEEYREQLIETAVEQDDDVMEKYLEGEEPTMEEIKKCIRKGTINLAFFPTYCGSSFKNKGVQNVLDAVVDYLPSPTEVEPQPEVDAEGNETGKFAIVDPDGPLRALAFKIMDDKFGALTFTRIYSGTLNKGDTILNSFTGKTERIGRIVEMHADDRSELDQAQAGDIVALVGLKNTQTGHTLCDKDNPTTLEPMVFPDPVISVAVAPKDKANAEKMGVAIGKMVAEDPSFRVETDEESGETILKGMGELHLDIKVDILKRTHKVEVEVGKPQVAYRETITKPVTDSYTHKKQSGGSGQFAKIDFIYEPLETGSGIEFESTVTGGNVPREYWPAVEKGFRLSVGEGPLAGYPLLDVKMTLTDGGFHAVDSSAVAFEIASKAAYRASMAKAGPQILEPIMKLDVFTPEANVGDVIGDLNRRRGMIKSQDTTPTGIRIKAEAPLSEMFGYIGDLRTMTSGRGQFSMEFEHYAACPRNVSEEVIAEAQKRKEAKNK; this is translated from the coding sequence ATGAGAGATCTGTCCAAATACCGTAATATCGGCATCTTCGCCCACGTGGACGCCGGTAAGACCACGACAACCGAGCGTATCCTGAAGCTCACCGGAAAAGTTCACAAGACCGGTGAGGTGCACGACGGTGAAGCGACCACCGACTTCATGGACCAGGAAAAAGAGCGTGGTATTACCATTCAGTCGGCAGCGACCTCCTGCTTCTGGAAGGATCACCGCTTCAACATCATCGACACTCCCGGTCACGTTGACTTCACCGTGGAAGTGTACCGTTCGTTGAAAGTTCTCGACGGTGGTGTGGGTGTGTTCTGCGGATCGGGCGGCGTTGAGCCACAGTCCGAGACCAACTGGCGCTACGCCAACGAGTCGGAAGTTGCTCGTGTGATCTACGTCAACAAGCTCGACCGTACCGGTGCGGACTTCTACCGCGTGGTTGACCAGGTGAAGGAGATCCTCGGCGCGACCCCGCTGGTGATGGTTCTTCCAATTGGCATCGAGAGCGATTTCGTGGGTGTTTGCGACCTTCTTGAGCGCAAGGCTTACATCTGGGATGACTCGGGTCTTCCTGAGAACTACGAAGTCACCGACATCCCTGCCGACATGGTCGACAAGGTGGAGGAGTACCGCGAGCAGCTCATCGAGACTGCTGTTGAGCAGGACGACGACGTGATGGAGAAGTACTTGGAAGGCGAAGAGCCAACCATGGAAGAGATCAAGAAGTGCATCCGTAAGGGCACCATCAACCTCGCATTCTTCCCAACCTACTGCGGATCTTCCTTCAAGAACAAGGGTGTGCAGAACGTGCTCGACGCAGTCGTCGACTACCTTCCATCCCCGACCGAAGTTGAGCCACAGCCAGAAGTTGACGCTGAAGGTAACGAGACCGGTAAGTTCGCAATTGTGGATCCAGACGGTCCACTGCGCGCGCTTGCGTTCAAGATCATGGACGACAAGTTCGGTGCTCTGACCTTCACCCGTATCTACTCGGGTACCCTCAACAAGGGCGACACCATCCTCAACAGCTTCACCGGTAAGACCGAGCGTATCGGCCGTATCGTGGAAATGCACGCTGACGACCGCTCCGAGCTCGACCAGGCTCAGGCAGGTGACATTGTGGCTCTCGTGGGCCTCAAGAACACCCAGACCGGTCACACCCTTTGCGACAAGGACAACCCAACCACTCTCGAGCCAATGGTGTTCCCGGATCCAGTGATCTCGGTGGCCGTTGCTCCTAAGGACAAGGCAAACGCAGAGAAGATGGGTGTCGCTATCGGTAAGATGGTGGCAGAAGATCCATCGTTCCGCGTCGAGACCGACGAAGAGAGCGGTGAGACCATCCTCAAGGGCATGGGTGAGCTTCACCTCGACATTAAGGTGGACATCCTCAAGCGTACTCACAAGGTTGAGGTGGAAGTTGGTAAGCCACAGGTGGCATACCGCGAAACCATCACCAAGCCAGTCACCGACAGCTACACCCACAAGAAGCAGTCGGGTGGTTCCGGTCAGTTCGCAAAGATCGACTTCATTTACGAGCCGCTTGAGACCGGCTCCGGCATTGAGTTCGAGTCGACCGTTACCGGTGGTAACGTTCCTCGTGAATACTGGCCTGCCGTTGAGAAAGGTTTCCGCCTTTCCGTTGGCGAAGGTCCATTGGCAGGTTACCCGCTTCTCGATGTGAAGATGACCCTTACCGACGGTGGTTTCCACGCAGTGGACTCCTCGGCAGTGGCATTCGAAATCGCATCGAAGGCAGCATACCGTGCATCGATGGCCAAGGCTGGTCCACAGATCCTCGAGCCAATCATGAAGCTCGACGTGTTCACTCCGGAAGCCAACGTGGGTGACGTGATCGGTGACCTCAACCGCCGCCGCGGTATGATCAAGTCGCAGGACACCACTCCGACCGGTATCCGCATCAAGGCAGAAGCTCCGCTTTCCGAAATGTTCGGATACATCGGCGACCTTCGCACCATGACCTCGGGCCGTGGTCAGTTCTCGATGGAGTTCGAGCACTACGCAGCATGCCCACGCAACGTCTCGGAAGAGGTGATTGCCGAAGCGCAGAAGCGCAAGGAAGCTAAGAACAAGTAA
- a CDS encoding sigma-70 family RNA polymerase sigma factor, with translation MSPGSEHLSEFVRLLTRHQAGIRAFIVSQMPGLPGVADVLQDVNVILWEKKDSFELGTNFSAWAFKIARFQVLNHRRKLQRQGHVTLSDEMLDQLAQGMEETLDSTEMRLEALEFCLNKLQLHHRELVEERYLSASSLVEYARRINRPVGSLRTTLKRLRVSLRKCVDSQVSLEEKRV, from the coding sequence ATGTCCCCCGGTTCTGAACATCTCAGTGAATTCGTGCGCCTGCTGACCCGTCATCAGGCGGGTATTCGTGCGTTCATTGTGTCGCAGATGCCGGGTTTGCCTGGGGTTGCGGATGTGCTGCAGGATGTGAATGTGATTCTGTGGGAGAAGAAGGATAGCTTTGAATTGGGGACGAATTTCTCAGCCTGGGCGTTTAAGATCGCGCGGTTCCAAGTGCTCAACCACCGGCGCAAACTGCAGCGGCAGGGCCATGTGACGCTGAGTGATGAAATGCTCGATCAATTGGCACAGGGGATGGAGGAGACGCTTGATTCCACAGAGATGCGTCTCGAGGCGTTGGAGTTTTGTTTGAACAAGTTGCAGCTACACCATCGGGAATTGGTTGAAGAGCGCTATCTCAGTGCCAGTTCGCTGGTGGAGTATGCGCGCCGGATCAACAGGCCCGTAGGTTCATTGCGCACGACGTTGAAGCGGCTGCGGGTGTCGCTGCGCAAGTGTGTGGATTCACAAGTTTCGTTGGAGGAAAAGAGGGTATGA
- a CDS encoding LamG-like jellyroll fold domain-containing protein, translated as MNREKLESAVYDLLDGVLNQEQVNELEWELGASEEAREIYREAVKMHSALALRGEGRRQMGRPASVVPMERVVQRQRRKIVRIAAVAAAAVIVLGAVVMRMIHVPVDVELAAFEVSVGTRYELVHSSGGGRVDGLKAGTRMTISQGVVELQFDSGVRSVVQAPADLTLVEEGLVRLDEGVAWFHVPEEAVGFEVVAREVTVVDLGTEFGVVTGGGVPDEVHVFKGRVAASSRWAEGSPDVELVANEACRVGDADELVRGIADGREFATSLPDGLPYLHWSFDGEDQHQVAGTYAAAARLKVVEQRGVRAPSVVPGVVGSGLAFNGQQQAVVTDWPGLAGNRARTVSFWVRIPEGSPPNGLGGIVGWGDRSRYGGKWKVLVTGDGRQDEGGQVVRASWGDYWVDSDVDVADGEWHHVVVTTTGELTATDELDVDVYIDGQRSMLRYGNKGGQGAPPEMRTVTRSKTSVPLVMGASLLPNPRDREYFIGEIDELYIHAGHMDQGEVGELLSAGAQ; from the coding sequence ATGAACCGGGAAAAGCTAGAGTCAGCCGTTTACGATCTGCTTGATGGTGTGTTGAACCAGGAGCAGGTGAACGAACTTGAGTGGGAGTTGGGGGCGAGTGAGGAGGCTCGGGAGATCTATCGTGAGGCCGTTAAGATGCATAGTGCGTTGGCTCTGCGTGGTGAGGGGCGTCGTCAGATGGGGCGGCCCGCATCAGTGGTGCCTATGGAGCGGGTGGTGCAGCGCCAGCGGCGCAAGATTGTGAGAATTGCAGCGGTGGCTGCGGCTGCGGTGATTGTGCTCGGGGCGGTGGTGATGCGGATGATCCACGTTCCTGTGGACGTCGAGCTCGCTGCGTTTGAGGTGTCGGTGGGGACTCGTTATGAGTTGGTGCATTCCAGCGGAGGCGGGCGTGTGGACGGGCTCAAGGCGGGGACAAGGATGACGATCTCGCAAGGTGTGGTGGAGCTGCAGTTTGATTCGGGCGTGCGCTCGGTGGTGCAGGCACCGGCAGATCTGACGTTGGTGGAGGAGGGGTTGGTGCGCTTGGATGAAGGGGTGGCGTGGTTCCATGTGCCCGAGGAGGCGGTTGGGTTCGAAGTGGTGGCGCGTGAGGTGACGGTGGTCGATTTGGGGACTGAATTCGGCGTGGTGACTGGGGGAGGCGTGCCGGATGAGGTGCATGTATTTAAAGGGCGTGTGGCTGCGAGCTCGCGCTGGGCTGAGGGTTCTCCGGACGTCGAACTGGTGGCGAACGAGGCATGCCGGGTTGGTGATGCGGATGAACTGGTGAGAGGGATCGCGGATGGGCGGGAATTTGCGACAAGCCTGCCAGATGGTCTGCCTTACCTTCATTGGTCATTTGATGGTGAGGATCAGCACCAGGTGGCTGGGACCTATGCGGCTGCCGCCCGACTGAAGGTGGTTGAGCAGAGAGGGGTTCGCGCCCCGTCGGTGGTGCCCGGGGTGGTGGGAAGCGGGCTGGCTTTCAATGGACAGCAGCAGGCGGTGGTGACCGATTGGCCTGGCTTGGCGGGCAACCGGGCGCGGACGGTGAGTTTCTGGGTGCGGATTCCTGAAGGATCTCCGCCGAATGGACTGGGGGGCATCGTGGGGTGGGGGGACCGTTCCCGTTACGGAGGAAAGTGGAAAGTGCTGGTAACCGGTGATGGGCGGCAGGATGAAGGTGGGCAGGTGGTGCGCGCGTCTTGGGGAGACTACTGGGTGGATAGCGACGTCGATGTGGCAGATGGCGAGTGGCATCATGTGGTGGTCACGACCACCGGTGAGTTGACTGCGACTGATGAATTGGATGTGGACGTCTATATCGATGGTCAGCGCTCGATGTTGAGATATGGCAACAAAGGGGGGCAAGGCGCACCTCCAGAGATGAGAACTGTGACCCGTTCCAAGACGTCGGTGCCTCTTGTGATGGGGGCGAGCCTTCTCCCGAATCCTCGCGATCGGGAATATTTCATTGGTGAAATTGATGAACTCTACATCCACGCCGGGCATATGGATCAGGGCGAGGTTGGGGAGTTGTTATCCGCAGGGGCGCAGTAA